AGCAATCACTACCTATATCTGTGATCTTGGAGCAGATCTCGGTGAGTCGGTCCCCGGGACTCTTGTCCGGGGTGTTCAGCAAGTGTGGGCGTAGCAGCGATTTCAAGGTGCAGCTAATGGCGATCAGGAACAGCTTCGCATGGTAGTCACACACACGGGCTATCGTGCTGGAGGAGAGCTTGCAGAGAGATGCCTTCATGGCGACAATGCGCGTGGAGAGGACCTGATTGACAGAGGGACACCAGGCAAAATACAGAAGGCAGAATTAGAACAAGCTCATTAAAGCAAGCTGCTTTgttctctgctgtttctgccaCATGAATGACAGGAATAGTGAATACTGTTCTGTGCATGTACAAACAGTGCTACTGTTCCCAGAATCTCTGCCAAAAATAGACTTTAACCATCTCACCAGAAGTTTCCAACAGGTAGAGAGCCGTTAATGTTAGTGAAAATGAATACTGCTTAAATGGAGGTTCTACACACCTCAAGTGCTGCTCGAGTATTCAGAGACAGCCCAGCCAGGTAGTTAGAGCCGTCTGTCTTCTGAGCACCGGCAATTactgctccctcctcccagtcccTGAGCCCTCTCCACGTGCCCAccctctgcagccagccagggcgCTTCCGCTCCCGCCGACCTGCTGCAGGGCCGCATTCTGGCGCATATACTCTTCATGCAGCTTCTCCACCAGGTTCTGGACCATGCTGGGTTGGACGTGGAGCAGGATGTCCCACCAGTCGTAGCCAGTCACCATGCAATACTCCAACAGGAACAGCAAGTGACGCAGGGACATGTTCATGTCCAGCACGTGGCCCATGGAGGGGGAGATGCGAAGCATGCTCAGCTGAATGgaggaggcaaaggaaaacctgTGTCAAGAACTGGCTCGAAAACACTCCACAAAGCTACAACACAACACAGGGCCAACTGCAGCTCATTCCTGACCCAACGACAGAATTCCTGCAGTAACGGGATACATCCCTTCTTGTTTAACACGGATCACACAGCTGGAAGTAACATTCCCAGCGTTCTCCTGAGTGATCCATTGCCACTTAGAGAGAGCCTGGATGAAAACAActcacccccccgccccatAACAGAGCACAATACCTTCCCATGACTATCAATGCCAGCCAAGGCCAGAGACGTCCAGGAGAGCTGCATGGCTTTGAAGTGAACCAGGGGCCCAGCGGTTCGCTGCCTTTTGATAGTCTGCTCGTCCACTGGGCGCTGGGAGGAAGAGCCATAGAAGACGGCCATCATTTGCAAGGACAGGCGATGAACAATGTGAACGCTGCCATCGTGAAAAGCCAAAGCCAGACCTGGGGAGAGAAGGCAACCGAGGCTGAGCAAGCGACTCCTCCCGCTATAACCCAGACCTCGCCCGGAGAAGCAGCCACCACTGAAAGCCCATGTGGCAACAAGACAGCACCCAAAAGGCTGTGGGCTCGCAGCCCTCTTCGTGTCTGGAGGCCATGTCAACGTTTCACAGTGATATGCTTCCTTCCACGGAAACAAAATGGGATGGCTAGGAAGACACCATGTCTTTGAAAGTTTTCCTATCCGCATTTCATACGGTTTGTTCCACATTCTTACTTCAGCTACAGTTCAGAAGTTGAAGAAAGTAAAGTTTCCGGCAAAAGCTACATACTTAGGAGAAAGACAATAGAAACTCCTTACCCAATCCAGGGAAGAATTTGGTGTCATTCGCCACCTTCAGATCAGTGTTGGTCAGGGAGATTGGCAACTTCGGCAGAGCCACAGCCGAAACCCGATCCAAGTCATTGGTGGCAGAAAGAATCCGCCATTTCAGTATCATGGGTTGCTTGTCTCCAACTTTGAAAAGTAAGTAAATAAGTGAGACATCTCTCCCCAAGGAGATCAGAAAATACACACCCCTCCCAATTTCTGCCCACACTCCCCAACTAAGTGGGATTACAGATCCAGCACTGACTATTTGTTCATTCTACCAGACCGGTatatttccctatttttttttctgaagtgtacAAAACAACAGCTTGTTTTGCCAAATCTCTTTTGATGGAAGGCTCTGCTGgtggtgattaaaaaaatccttacgTACAATAATCCTTTATATTTCACTGGAACAAACGGCATAGATTTGATTTTGTTATGTCTGCAATCAGGTGAAAAAACCATCCAGACTGGATAGCTTGATTAAACTAGCTTTGCTGCATGATCTTTTTCCTCTAGAAGGCTCAGCTCACTCGGTTCTCAGCAGGAAGAGCAGTTGCGCAGCATaacacagaaaatgtcttttattgaGTGAAAGTAACAATCAAACCACTTCCTGGAAACCAGCAATTTGTCGCCTAAGATGCAAACAGATGGAATAGAGCATGTGACTGAGAACAcctcaaaaataaatatgggATTCTGGATAACCCCATATATGCGATAATGGATTTGAGAACCTGTCTTGCGTTTTCACTTAGACCGTGCTCCTATTTTTAAGAGTATCTGGTGCAGAAACTCACCCACAGGAGAGATTTGCTGAAAGATATTATTGACTGGCAAGCCCTCTTTCCGCAGAGACCAGCACTCCACGATGCTGCTGTTTTGGTTGGAGGCACAAAGCAAcacctgcaaaacagaaacCCATACTGCAACCACATGCACAAACTTGACAGCAGGGAAAGACACCATCCCGTTGCATTTTCcgcccctccctctcccctctgttTTGAGGCTCCTTCTCCCAATTAGTTTATACCCCACTAGCGAAAAGCAGAGGATTGTATCAGCAATACGTAACGGTGAAGCCCCTAGTTCCAGCtagaaggaaagagaggcagAACTCTGCCGTGTGTCATCACAGCCTGTGCCTCTCCACATCACAAACGATTTCATCCCTCGCAAGCCTGTGACCTGCCGATGCCATTCACATACACCACAAACTTAAACGTAAAGGAAAGGGCAGGAACCGAACTGACTTTGAAGCCAGAGCAGACACTGTGTTCTCCAACAAGGCACTCTGTCCTAACCAGAGGAGACAGAAGACAGGTTAGGCTTCATTGAATCACTTAGCTTTCCAGAATCGTATTATCAATCCCCTGGCAAATACAGTTAAGCTACTAAATTAAGTCACACAGATGAAGAGCTCTAAGTGTTCTGGAGAGGGGCTGCTTTGAAGCCGAGACCTAAAGATGAAAGACTTCACATCCCAGAACCTCCCGGACAGCCCAGCAGAGCTCCCCTAACAACCAGTGCCAGATCcggaaaataaacaaagcaaagcataaTCAGGCTAACGAAGGACGGGGCTTTTCAGGCTGCTTTTCCACGCACGGGAGGGCTGAGCCATTACACCCCCAGGCCTTTTAAGTGCAGCCTGCTTGACAGCGAAGCTGAACTAGCGGCACTTCCAGAAACAGCAGCTAGAAACGCAAAGGGCATTGCAGGACACGATTGTTCACCTCCAGAGCCATGTGGGGAAGCCAATAGCTATTTCCTTGCTATTCATTTATCTCCTACTTGCTTTAACAGCAGATGCTCACCTGCTCTGACATGTCCCGAGCAAGGAATTTCAGGTGAGTGATTGCTGGGTACTTGTCTTTGCGGGCAGGGTCCGTGGTGCAGCGCATGAAGAGGGAAGGCAGGATTTCGGTGtctattttgcatttctcattCACCACGCTGACGCAGACTTTGTAGAACTGGACAGGGGAGGTGCTGCTGCCATCCGACGTGGCCACCACAATGTTCCCCCCACCAGTGAAGGCGACGTCTGCCAGGGCAACGCGACAGCGGAGGCGGCACAGGCTCTCTGTGGACGTCAGCACCTGCCCGTTGGGCTTGAGGAGAGAGACGGTCACCAGCCCGCTGATGGTCACAGCAATCCAGCCCTCCATGGGCTTCCCACCAAACAGCGTCAGCGACGGAGAGAACTTGACCCTGGAAAACTTCTCGCCAAAGTTCGACGCTCCAGACTGCGAACAAAGGTCAACAACACAGAGACATTTGCACCCGATATCCGCAACGCGCTCACGATTGCAGAGCTCTCCTCGTTAAGGCGCTGCAGCGTGGTCTGCAGGGCTGAACAGTCAGAGCAGGGCACCGAGCTCACACGCCCAACTCTGCTCCGTGACCCTGGAGAGGCCGCTTTGCCCCCACGCCAGAGCGGTTCCAGCCGTGCAGGCAGCGGCAGGAACACACCAGCCCCCCAGCAAAGCTCTGGGAGCATCCCAGACACAGAGCTCCGACCTCACTTATGCAGACCGAACCTGGAAGACCGACAccccctctccctttctgtgGCCAAATCCCGCTCCGACACCAACCCGCTGCACAACCCTTTACGTCCCTGGGCCTCGGGCTCTCCAGTACtaaagagagggaaaggctTCTCTCTGTGGGACAGCCTAAGagttaatgttaaaaaaaaaaaaatgtaagtagGTAACTTCTACTTGGCAGACTTGCTCTTTTTGAGTCTGAGAGAATTAGACACGTTTCTAAACAAGCACCTTATCTCCGTACACATATGGCTCCCATTCCCAAATCCCTGCATCAAACCTCCGGACCTCGAATGCATTTCTTCTGAATCACTACTAGTAggcaaagaaatgcttttatctCCATCCTACAGCCAAGGAAATTAAACCACCAGACTAAGGAAGACACGTTTAAAGCGCCAAGAGAAACAAGGCACCCAGCCCCCACTGAAATTCAGCAGGAACTAGGaatctgacttttctttttgactggAAAAATTCCCCTACTCGACTTGCCCAAGGCCATGGAGGAAgcccagagcagagagaaacgCAGGCAGGGGTTTCCCAAGTCCTTTGCTAACGACCCGAGCCTTCCTGACCGGgtccccagcagagctgggacaaACCTTCTCCACGTGCAGAGCCAGCTTCACGCCATTGTGCAGCCAGGACAGGGCCACAACCGGGTCCCCTTCCACCATACTGCCCACGGTGTTCTCCCAGCTGTTGGCCAAGTGATCGGTCATGCTCCAGCACTTGATGTGGCCGTCCGCGTCTGCCGAGAGCAGCCTGGAGCCTACGACAACAGCATCTCGTAAGGACCAGGGGGTACAGCCAAAAAATCAACTGAGAAACCAAAGCACCCCAGCGCGGTTCAAATGGAGACAACCAAGGCTGCGAAGCGACGGACAAACTCCCTCTCCACGACGAATCCTGTACCGTCGTTTTAGGAAACGCACGCACACGAACGGCGGGACCGAGGGGTAACGAGAAGGGATTCAATCCAAGCTCACCTGACTGATCCCACTCCAAACAAGTGATGACTTCAGCATGGCCAGAGTTAACGGAATAGACGTCCCACGGATGCTCAGTGTCGATGATATGGACCATATGGGTGAGATCTACACAAAAAGAGAAGTGAATCACTGTCCCTCGTTACCAGCTACCCAGCTGGCATTTCTAAACCCACAGAGCCTCAGCTGATGCAggggaaaacataaaatattttccatcaagCAATTCTGAGAAGGATAACAACTGTGCTTGGCAACTCGGGTGAGGTGCCAGATATCAAAGCAGAGCTTGCCCTGGTTTAGCAGAGTGAGAACAACTCCCCAGCGAACCAAACAGCCATTAAATCTAAGgcatggaaggaaaaggaagagcacaAGTTTCTCGTGTTGACTAGTGCAGCTGAGAGATTTTAGGGTCAAAGCAGAGCACAGGCCACTGGCCCAGCGGCTCCTGACGGCAGGACTGGCCTAAACCCGTTGTGAGTTTCCAGGAGACGTTACCCAACCTTCCGCAGGCACGCCGtacctttttcctcctcatttctgAGGTCTGTGGTGAAAGCGATGAGGTTCCGGCAGGACCACGCGCACACTAAGGGGATGGAAGGGCAGTGGTTGCTTTTCGGCTTTTTCTCCCACTCGCAGACATACGCCAAGTCCATTGCGCCGCTGGCCCTGGGACTCCGCAGGGAGGGAAAAGgcgctcactcctccctggaAGCAAGAAACAGCCCGTTCCACCAGTGACAGGCCGCAGAGGCCCGGTTACACCGGCTCCCCCACCGAGATCCGCCCAGGCCCCGCCGCACCTCAACCCCCGGCACCCGGGCGGGGAAAGGGCATCAGCCCCGCGCTCCCGAGGGGCCAGCGGGGACCCCAGCCCCCAGGGGGGAGCGGGTGTGgctgtgtgtgcgtgtgcggAGCGGAGACCCCCGGGACACGGACGAGCCGCGCACCGGGAGAAACCCCGGAGCCCACCGCGACgggggcggggagcgcggcctGCCCCTCAACGGCGGGGGGAAGCCGGGCCTGGCACAGGGGTGAGGCCCCGCCGGTCGGCGGGAggaggggaggcgggggggggggggggggctgctcGCCGGGACACCGACCCCACGGCGGGGGGGGAATGTCACACCGGGGCGGGAGCGTCCTCACTCACCGGCccgcgccgcctcccgccgctcACGAGGACCCCGCCCCGCTCCTGCACGGGCTGCCCGCCGCGCGCCTGCGCCCCGCGCTGCTCAGGCACCGCTGCGAACACCCCTAAGCCGGGGGCCCTCGGTGCTGGGCGGGAGGAGCTAGTCAGTGGCTCTAATTTGCATGGACGCCTACCCAGAACCCACCGGGGTAGCGACAGCAAATATAACCTGTGGGTTTGGAGAGATTTTGGTGCGCCGAAGCGAAgcgggaggagggggagtgCCGGGGGGATCCCACAACGCGTTTATCTGCACCGGGAGGAGCCGTCGCCCTGTCCGGAATATGCCTGCACTCCGGAACGTTAAATACCGTCGGGGGGGCACTCAGATCCGTGCTCGCTTCGGCAGCACATATACTAAAATTGGAACGATACAGAGAAGATTAGCATGGCCCCTGCGCAAGGATGACACGCAAATTCGTGAAGCGTTCCATATTTTTGGGGCCGGCCGGCACCCGCCTTTTGCGGGCGGTGCCGGGGGgggccccccc
This region of Gymnogyps californianus isolate 813 chromosome 24, ASM1813914v2, whole genome shotgun sequence genomic DNA includes:
- the MED16 gene encoding mediator of RNA polymerase II transcription subunit 16, whose product is MDLAYVCEWEKKPKSNHCPSIPLVCAWSCRNLIAFTTDLRNEEEKDLTHMVHIIDTEHPWDVYSVNSGHAEVITCLEWDQSGSRLLSADADGHIKCWSMTDHLANSWENTVGSMVEGDPVVALSWLHNGVKLALHVEKSGASNFGEKFSRVKFSPSLTLFGGKPMEGWIAVTISGLVTVSLLKPNGQVLTSTESLCRLRCRVALADVAFTGGGNIVVATSDGSSTSPVQFYKVCVSVVNEKCKIDTEILPSLFMRCTTDPARKDKYPAITHLKFLARDMSEQVLLCASNQNSSIVECWSLRKEGLPVNNIFQQISPVVGDKQPMILKWRILSATNDLDRVSAVALPKLPISLTNTDLKVANDTKFFPGLGLALAFHDGSVHIVHRLSLQMMAVFYGSSSQRPVDEQTIKRQRTAGPLVHFKAMQLSWTSLALAGIDSHGKLSMLRISPSMGHVLDMNMSLRHLLFLLEYCMVTGYDWWDILLHVQPSMVQNLVEKLHEEYMRQNAALQQVLSTRIVAMKASLCKLSSSTIARVCDYHAKLFLIAISCTLKSLLRPHLLNTPDKSPGDRLTEICSKITDIDIDKVMINLKTEEFVLEMTTLQSLQQLIQWVGDFVLYLLASLPNQGSPVRPGHSFLRDGASLGMFRELMVVIRIWGLLKPSCLPVYTATSDTQDSMSLLFRLLTKLWLCCREENHITEPDDTLIDECCLLPSQLLIPNIDWLPINDGIISKLQNKQLVRLQFGKAPGLVGHTVSSQFDAFVRAPGQPKIDHLRRLHLGAYPTEECKSCTRCGCVTMLKSPNKVTAVKQWEQRWIKNCLCGGLWRRMPLSYS